The following proteins come from a genomic window of Canis aureus isolate CA01 chromosome 3, VMU_Caureus_v.1.0, whole genome shotgun sequence:
- the ODF4 gene encoding outer dense fiber protein 4, giving the protein MWAADFRGELPGVGGEERMSNRDLEKKRGAGKQDKEEWSLEQEVKVQNWLSGSDRNGQACGEHCSEPRRISVLPMWWRITHSSRWIAQVGASELSLLAFALLLVMVFSKRWLHPSRSRFYQRWPRNVSTGIYTSAHVMSMGLLQICRLKSCFPSENGKDSFKLWTNHPVFGVAIITFCLALGLGFVFTIWLHLPYLPGLQRLPFFSWIGTIMSFFEVILTFFTLLLFPINLWIFELKKNLSIPIGWSYFIGWLVFFLYVTCAALCYFNHKHFWSVIMNHPRGTMFCSNSSSPKQNLLKKLIVSNTSIKQGETLNPEQKNGSL; this is encoded by the exons ATGTGGGCCGCGGACTTTAGGGGCgagctccctggggtggggggcgaggaAAGGATGAGCAACAGAGACCTGGAAAAGAAGCGGGGGGCTGGGAAGCAGGACAAGGAGGAGTGGAGTCTGGAGCAGGAGGTGAAGGTGCAGAACTGGCTGTCGGGCTCGGACCGCAATGGGCAGGCGTGCGGGGAGCACTGCTCCGAGCCGCGGAGGATCTCCGTGCTGCCCATGTGGTGGAGGATCACGCACAGCTCCCGCTGGATAGCGCAGGTGGGCGCCTCGGAGCTCAGCCTCCTGGCCTTCGCCCTGCTGCTGGTCATGGTCTTCTCCAAGAGGTGGCTGCACCCCTCCCGGAGCCGCTTCTACCAGCGCTGGCCGCGCAACGTCAGCACCGGCATCTACACGTCGGCCCACGTCATGTCCATGGGGCTCCTGCAGATCTGCAGGCTGAAGAGCTGTTTCCCCTCGGAGAACGGGAAAG ATAGTTTTAAGCTGTGGACGAATCACCCAGTCTTTGGCGTGGCCATTATAACCTTCTGCCTGGCGCTGGGGCTGGGCTTTGTCTTCACCATCTGGCTGCACCTGCCGTACCTACCTGGTCTTCAGAGACTGCCTTTCTTTAGCTGGATTGGGACAATCATGAGCTTCTTTGAAG TTATCCTTACTTTCTTCACCCTCCTGTTGTTCCCTATTAACCTCTGGATCTTTGAGTTGAAGAAGAATTTATCAATCCCCATCGGCTGGAGCTATTTCATAGGCTGGCTGGTGTTTTTCCTCTATGTCACCTGTG CGGCCCTTTGCTACTTCAACCATAAACATTTCTGGAGCGTGATTATGAACCATCCCCGTGGCACCATGTTTTGCAGCAACAGCTCCAGCCCCAAACAAAATCTTCTGAAGAAGCTGATAGTCTCAAACACCTCGATCAAGCAGGGAGAAACCCTGAATCCTGAGCAAAAGAATGGATCTCTGTAG